Part of the Bacillus andreraoultii genome is shown below.
AATGGAAAAAGAGTATGTTAAACAGGCGGTACAAGATTTCTATGGGGACGATATTGCTTGGTGTTATGGATGTGGGAGATTAAACGAAATGGGCCATCATTTTCGAACGGGTTGGTTTACTTCTGGTGAAAAGACAATTACATATTATCAGCCTAAAGAAGAGCATACCGCTATTCCAGGATTTGTGTACGGTGGGTTACTCGCATCTTTTATTGATTGTCATAGTACTGGATCTGCTTCTCTAGCTTTACATAAGAAAAATGGGCATCAACTGGGCGATGGTACAGAGCCACCGAGATTTGTAACAGGTTCATTACATGTCGATTTTTTAAAACCGACTCCTCAAGGAACATTACTTAAAGCGCTTGGAGAAGTTGAAGAGATTCATCCAAAAAAGTGGAAAATTACTACGAATGTGTACGCGGGAGAGGAACTTTGTGTACAAGGGGAAGTGATTGCGGTAGTTATGCCAAAAACTTTTGGAGCAAAATGATAACGCTTCCTAAAATGGTATTAATTTACCATTGCTATTTGAAGATGAATAGTTTATTATTCTTATATAAGCTACATTGTGCGTATAGATAATTAAGTTTTTCACCTAAGTATTTATAGGGAGTTTAAGAGATGTGGTATTGAATTGACATACCTCTGTCTAGACGACATGGAGGGCAAGCAATTTAGCCACTGCAAACACCCACTTGTTGAGAGTGGTGGTTTTAAAACTTCATTATAAAGGTACGGCAATTGTGGCCTAACTTAAAATGAAAACCAGCCAATGATTTGGCTGGTTTTTTTATAGTTAACATAAATGGGACAACCTTTAATCATTCTTATCGTGCAATATCGATAGGATCATTAATTTTAGTTTTTCTAAAAATCATACTCGGTATAGGAACTTAATAGGATAAATACAAATAAAATAAAATGTAATTATGGTCATCTTTTTAACGTTTCATCTTATAATATCAAAGCCATTATATTAGAAGTTACGATCTTAAACATTAGAATTGTTACTTAGATGGGGGATTACGAAAATGGAGATGAATGTATTATTTGCATTTGGACTAACATTAATGGCTGGCTTAGCTACAGGAATCGGAAGTTTATTAGCCTTCTTCACATCACGTACAAATACGAAATTTTTATCTTTAGCATTAGGATTTTCAGCAGGAGTCATGATTTATGTTTCAATGATTGAAATATTTGTTAAAGCTCAAGATGCGCTTGTATCAGACTTAGGTAGCCCAATCGGAAATTGGGTAACTGTTATAAGCTTTTTTTCTGGCATGTTAGTAATAGCGTTAATTGATAAGTTTATTCCGAAACAAAATAACCCGCATGAGTTAAGAAAAGTGGAAGACATGAATTTGCAACCACAACAGATTCCCGCCACAGATTCTAATTTAATGAAAATGGGCATATTT
Proteins encoded:
- a CDS encoding PaaI family thioesterase, producing MEKEYVKQAVQDFYGDDIAWCYGCGRLNEMGHHFRTGWFTSGEKTITYYQPKEEHTAIPGFVYGGLLASFIDCHSTGSASLALHKKNGHQLGDGTEPPRFVTGSLHVDFLKPTPQGTLLKALGEVEEIHPKKWKITTNVYAGEELCVQGEVIAVVMPKTFGAK